The DNA sequence GCCCAGCGAAACCACGGTCGTGCCCCCATCCATCGCCACCGCGATGATGTCGGCATCACCGCTTTGGGTCGTCACATCCTGACGAACCGCCACCTGCTGCAAACGGGCAATGCGATCGCGATAGACCGCCGCGCGCTCGAACTCGAGCCGCGCCGCAGCTGCCTCCATGCGCCCCGCCAGATCGTCGATGACCTCCTGCCCCTGACCGGCCAGAAAGCGCACGGCGTCTCGAACATCCTGGGCGTACTCCGCTTCAGTAATGAGCCCCACACAGGGCGCCGAACAGCGCCCCATCTGATGCTGCAAGCAGGGGCGTTCCCGATGGGCGAAATCGGTGTCTTCGCAAACCCGCAGCCGGAACAAGCGTTGCAATTCCTTCAGGGCGGCGCGCACGGCACCCGCGTTGGGATAAGGACCGAACAGACGGCCGTCGCGCCGATAAGCTCCTCGGTAAAACCGGATACGTGCAAAAGCATGATTGCCTGTCAGATGCACATACGGATAGCTCTTGTCGTCGCGCAGCACCACGTTGTAGCGTGGCCGGTGCGCCTTGATGAGATTGCTCTCCAGCAGCAGCGCCTCGGCCTCCGTCCGCGTCATAGTCACCTGGATATCAGCCACGTGCTTCATCATCGCGCGGGTCTTGGCACTCTGTCCGGTGCGGCGAAAATAGCTCCCCACGCGCGCTTTCAAGCGCTTGGCCTTGCCAACATAAAGCACCGCGCCTGATTCCCCGCGCATGCAATACACCCCCGGACGGTCCGGCAGGGCGCGCACGAATCCGCGAAAATCGAAGTGCCTCACGGGCAAGTCAGGCATGCGGCCCCACCAGTTTCCGTGCTTCGGCCATCACGGCACGAAACATCTCCGGGGTCAGTCGACGTGTAGATGTGTTGTATCGACTGCAATGATACGAGCTCAGCAGGATTCGGCCATCGGGCAAGTCATGCCGCGCACCATGGCCGAACGGGTAACGCAGTGGCCGCAGACCCAGCGCTCGCAGTACCGTCTCATGCGCCACGCGCCCCAAAGCAAGGACGACACCATCGGCGGGATGCTGATCCAGATCGAACTTCAAATAACCCAGACACTTCCTGACCTCCTCGGGCGCAGGGCGGTTCTGCGGCGGCACGCAGCGCACGGCATTGGTAATGCGACAGTCCCGCAAGCGCAGACCGTCGCCGGCGTGACGGGATTCGGACGCCGCGCTGAAACCGAACTCGTGAAGCGTCCGATACAGCAACTCTCCGGCGTAATCACCGGTAAATGGCCGCCCCGTGGCGTTGGCACCATGCAAGCCGGGCGCCAATCCGACGATCAGAAGATACGCATGACTCGATCCAAAAGCCGGGACCGGCGCGTTGTAATAGTGGGGATAGGCCCTACCGTTTTCATCCCGATAGGTGCTCAGGCGAGGACAACGGCGGCAGGCGGGATCAAACATGGTCGCTGAAGCGATTTGCGGAGGACTTGACGACTGATTCACGTGCGAGGCGGATTTCAAAGCATGGTACCCGGTGGGATACCCCCAGCCGAAAGTGGCAAGTGAGGCACTGGAGGGCGAATGTGACGACTCGAGGCTTACAGGATCCAGAACAACCCGAGCAAACGAAGACGTTGACGCCCTTCAGCCGGTATTGAGGTCGATGAGTCCATGACGCATGGCGAGCCGAGTCAGTTCGACGTCATTGTTGACCGCCAATTTCTCAAACAGACGGTAGCGGTAGG is a window from the Candidatus Macondimonas diazotrophica genome containing:
- a CDS encoding uracil-DNA glycosylase; this encodes MFDPACRRCPRLSTYRDENGRAYPHYYNAPVPAFGSSHAYLLIVGLAPGLHGANATGRPFTGDYAGELLYRTLHEFGFSAASESRHAGDGLRLRDCRITNAVRCVPPQNRPAPEEVRKCLGYLKFDLDQHPADGVVLALGRVAHETVLRALGLRPLRYPFGHGARHDLPDGRILLSSYHCSRYNTSTRRLTPEMFRAVMAEARKLVGPHA